The following are encoded together in the Mammaliicoccus vitulinus genome:
- a CDS encoding general stress protein, producing MTVVKSYINDESLERDINKLKELNIDPTDVFVLSHDDDRTARIVEHTDYNNIDYNNKDIGKTFDKQGDELRAKLIEIGLSKEDAEDYEEKMDEGKVFLISKDDKAKEVLE from the coding sequence ATGACAGTAGTAAAAAGTTATATCAATGATGAATCGTTAGAGCGTGATATTAACAAACTGAAAGAATTAAATATCGACCCGACTGATGTATTTGTATTATCACATGATGATGACCGTACAGCACGAATCGTAGAACATACAGATTATAATAATATAGATTACAACAATAAAGATATTGGCAAAACATTTGATAAACAAGGTGATGAACTGAGAGCAAAACTTATAGAAATAGGTTTATCTAAAGAAGATGCAGAAGATTACGAGGAGAAAATGGATGAAGGTAAAGTATTCTTAATCTCAAAAGATGATAAAGCAAAAGAAGTACTAGAATAA
- a CDS encoding siderophore ABC transporter substrate-binding protein produces MKKYIVAIICMVLLLSACSNHNKKEETNNKDTVTIKKTYEYKDKNKDHKRGQKKTETIKIPKNPKKVIVMDYGALDIMQDLNLQNRITAIPKGPNGDFLPSYLSKFKDDKYTNLGNPGRPNFEKIAEENPDLILISFRQAYTKNLEEFKKAAPNAKVLYVSPDDDRYLDSIKENANNIGKIFEKESETKSLIKKLDKKVSTVKNKINNDTVMFANIDQKGIKTYGQTGRYGGFLSGDLGIKHIDPDMPANSSGQVVSYEYIANKNPDKIFYINRTDQDTKDLPQALKNPVIKNVNAIKNNDILKFDANSWFFGAGGISATIKQLDDIEKAY; encoded by the coding sequence ATGAAAAAATACATCGTTGCGATTATATGCATGGTTTTATTACTATCTGCATGTAGTAACCACAATAAAAAAGAAGAAACGAACAATAAAGATACTGTCACGATTAAGAAGACTTATGAATATAAAGATAAGAACAAAGATCATAAACGAGGTCAGAAAAAAACTGAAACAATAAAAATTCCTAAAAATCCTAAAAAAGTTATTGTAATGGACTACGGAGCTCTTGATATCATGCAAGATTTGAACTTACAAAATCGTATAACTGCCATTCCTAAAGGTCCTAATGGTGATTTTTTACCAAGCTATTTATCAAAATTTAAAGACGATAAATATACCAACTTAGGTAATCCTGGAAGACCTAACTTCGAAAAAATTGCAGAAGAAAATCCTGATTTAATTTTAATTTCATTTAGACAAGCTTATACTAAAAATTTAGAAGAATTTAAGAAAGCAGCACCAAACGCTAAAGTGTTATATGTAAGCCCAGATGATGATCGATACTTAGATTCTATTAAAGAAAATGCAAATAATATCGGTAAAATATTTGAAAAAGAATCAGAAACAAAATCACTTATTAAAAAACTAGATAAAAAAGTTTCAACTGTAAAAAATAAAATTAACAATGACACAGTCATGTTTGCAAATATTGATCAAAAAGGCATCAAAACATACGGTCAAACCGGGAGATACGGTGGCTTTTTAAGCGGTGACTTAGGCATTAAGCATATCGATCCAGACATGCCTGCAAACTCGAGCGGACAAGTCGTATCATATGAATATATAGCGAACAAAAATCCAGACAAAATCTTCTATATTAATAGAACAGATCAAGATACAAAAGACTTGCCACAAGCATTAAAAAATCCTGTCATCAAAAATGTGAATGCTATCAAAAATAATGACATCCTCAAGTTCGACGCAAACTCATGGTTCTTTGGTGCAGGTGGAATTAGCGCTACGATTAAACAGTTAGATGATATAGAAAAAGCATATTAA
- a CDS encoding PTS mannitol transporter subunit IICB, with protein sequence MAEQTEKKKGIGPKVQAFGSFLSSMIMPNIGAFIAWGLITALFIEDGWLPNEELSSMVDPMIKYLIPLLIAFSGGRLVHGLRGGVVGATATMGVIAAFPDTPMLIGAMIMGPLLGWLMKKVDEFLVPRTPQGFEMLFNNFSAGILAFIMAIIGFKGLAPLVEGLMKILGMGVDFLVSHHLLPLVSIIIEPAKTVFLNNAINHGVLTPLASEQVTQAGKSILYTLESNPGPGLGILLAYMIFGKGTAKATSYGAVIIHFFGGIHEIYFPYVLMRPLLLVAVVLGGMTGVATFSLFDFGTTGPASPGSILAYFAITPKGSYLVMLLGIFLATLVSFVVASLILKVTKDPDSDIESAAADMEARKGKKSSVSGALTGAEKEETETSDDAEEKDDAEEKDESGELLNDYDTENVDAHDFSNVQKVIFACDAGMGSSAMGAGMLRNKFKKAELTDIEVTNTAINQLPDDADVIITQKTLTDRAIKKNPKAIHISVDNFLNSPRYEELINELKK encoded by the coding sequence ATGGCAGAACAAACAGAAAAGAAAAAAGGCATTGGTCCTAAGGTTCAAGCTTTTGGTTCATTTTTAAGTAGTATGATTATGCCAAACATCGGTGCTTTTATTGCTTGGGGGCTTATTACGGCACTGTTTATCGAAGATGGTTGGTTGCCTAACGAAGAGCTTTCTTCTATGGTAGATCCAATGATTAAATATTTAATTCCATTATTAATTGCATTTAGTGGTGGACGTTTAGTTCACGGTTTACGCGGTGGTGTCGTTGGTGCGACTGCTACGATGGGGGTTATCGCAGCATTCCCTGATACGCCGATGTTAATTGGTGCAATGATTATGGGTCCATTACTTGGTTGGTTAATGAAAAAAGTGGACGAATTCTTAGTACCTAGAACACCTCAAGGCTTTGAAATGTTATTCAACAATTTCTCTGCTGGTATTCTAGCTTTCATTATGGCAATCATTGGTTTCAAAGGCTTAGCGCCATTAGTTGAAGGATTAATGAAGATTCTTGGTATGGGTGTTGATTTCTTAGTTTCTCATCACTTATTACCACTCGTAAGTATTATTATCGAACCAGCTAAGACTGTATTCTTGAACAATGCAATTAACCACGGTGTACTAACACCTCTTGCATCTGAACAAGTAACTCAAGCTGGTAAATCTATTTTATATACATTAGAGTCTAACCCTGGACCAGGTCTAGGTATTTTATTAGCGTATATGATATTTGGTAAAGGTACAGCAAAAGCAACATCATATGGTGCTGTTATTATCCACTTCTTTGGTGGTATTCACGAAATTTACTTCCCATATGTGTTAATGCGTCCTTTATTATTAGTTGCAGTTGTATTAGGTGGTATGACTGGTGTCGCTACATTCAGTTTATTCGACTTCGGTACTACTGGACCTGCATCACCGGGTTCAATCCTAGCCTACTTTGCAATTACGCCTAAAGGTAGTTATTTAGTGATGTTACTAGGTATCTTCTTAGCGACATTAGTTTCATTCGTCGTTGCATCTCTCATATTAAAAGTTACTAAAGATCCTGACAGCGACATCGAATCAGCAGCAGCTGACATGGAAGCTCGTAAAGGTAAAAAATCTTCTGTAAGTGGTGCTTTAACTGGTGCTGAAAAAGAAGAAACAGAAACTTCAGATGATGCAGAAGAAAAAGATGATGCAGAAGAAAAAGATGAATCAGGCGAATTATTAAATGACTATGACACTGAAAATGTAGATGCTCATGATTTCTCAAATGTTCAAAAAGTTATTTTCGCTTGTGATGCTGGTATGGGCTCAAGTGCTATGGGTGCTGGCATGTTAAGAAACAAATTCAAAAAAGCTGAATTAACGGATATAGAAGTGACGAACACTGCTATCAACCAATTACCAGACGATGCAGATGTCATCATTACACAAAAAACATTAACAGACAGAGCGATTAAAAAGAATCCTAAAGCGATTCATATTTCAGTAGATAATTTCTTAAATTCACCAAGATATGAAGAGTTAATTAACGAATTGAAAAAATAA
- a CDS encoding BglG family transcription antiterminator: MMISNREKSILKLLSERLHSFLTIHDIAQALGISSRTVHREMKSVEDTLHQYHLSLTRVPKLGLRIEGEPVNIDDFVQSLNEQHTIDLSDEERKVIILYNLIQSKDPVKLYSLANEIGASTHTLNKIIEQLEPDLETVELSLERRRGEGLILNGEEVNKRQLLARIMLEKLDGDSVYSVVEDHFVYHTLNETHLKGIVDIDRLFNVERLLMDELGILPYTLTEASYLTLTIHIVLAIERIKQDGHVEIEDDILNELISTDEFKVSERLTNVLSNIYDVTFNHSEIAFITMHLRGARRRHETTAYENTEIHEQHVTELIEFVQTQGFTFKDEESLFKGLNLHLEPAINRLEANIETYNPLTEMIETYDKELFDAVSSGLKIVFNNYHFPKSEVAYIALHFGGMLKAKQSRSLHVLVVCSSGIGTSRILSNRLKQHFSEITQTTEVSVSSLKSIDFSKYDGMISTVAVDTKYPHITVNPLLPEQDAENVKYFLKLQQSIVQGQRDSQSKAEPLSHKDYDRTVTFIEESLSVIQNMIVEKKKVTQLNRYLAQTLSKHHIIENTHSFIEKLNNRMELQGFALSGYPVAIPHLSDDVIKKPQLIITELAQPLTLRTIEHEEQEVTWLVCMFIPKNSEQGQLMSEVSSLITEHLDDIDQLLNDRVLIENTLKSFFLNKLKQKLTKTE, translated from the coding sequence ATGATGATAAGTAACCGGGAAAAAAGCATTCTCAAATTACTATCTGAGCGTCTTCACTCTTTTTTGACCATTCATGACATTGCACAAGCTTTAGGTATCTCATCAAGAACGGTTCATAGAGAAATGAAAAGTGTTGAAGATACGCTTCATCAATACCACCTCTCCTTAACAAGAGTACCAAAATTAGGTTTGCGTATTGAAGGTGAACCAGTAAACATTGACGATTTTGTCCAATCTTTAAATGAGCAACATACCATCGATTTATCTGATGAAGAAAGAAAAGTTATTATTCTATACAACTTGATTCAATCTAAAGATCCAGTAAAATTATACAGTTTAGCAAATGAAATCGGTGCATCAACGCATACACTTAATAAAATAATTGAACAGTTAGAACCCGATTTAGAAACGGTCGAGCTTTCGTTAGAACGTAGACGTGGTGAAGGATTAATTCTGAATGGTGAAGAAGTTAACAAAAGACAATTGTTAGCTAGAATCATGTTAGAAAAGCTAGACGGCGACAGCGTCTATTCTGTTGTTGAAGATCACTTTGTCTATCACACATTAAATGAAACTCATCTTAAAGGTATTGTTGATATAGACAGATTGTTTAATGTTGAACGTTTGCTCATGGACGAACTTGGCATACTGCCCTACACATTAACAGAAGCCAGTTATTTAACGTTGACGATTCATATTGTTTTAGCAATTGAACGGATTAAACAAGATGGTCACGTAGAAATTGAAGATGATATTCTAAATGAATTAATTTCAACCGATGAGTTTAAAGTATCAGAAAGACTTACAAACGTCTTAAGTAACATTTATGATGTCACCTTTAATCATTCTGAAATTGCTTTTATTACGATGCATTTAAGAGGTGCAAGACGTCGACATGAAACAACTGCTTATGAGAACACTGAAATTCATGAACAACATGTAACAGAACTGATTGAATTTGTACAAACACAAGGGTTTACTTTCAAAGATGAAGAATCATTATTTAAAGGCCTTAATTTACATTTAGAACCCGCTATCAACCGCTTGGAAGCTAATATTGAAACCTACAATCCGCTTACCGAAATGATAGAAACATATGATAAAGAACTATTTGACGCTGTTTCGTCAGGTTTAAAGATTGTATTCAACAATTATCATTTCCCTAAAAGCGAGGTCGCGTATATCGCCCTTCACTTTGGTGGCATGTTAAAAGCAAAACAAAGTCGCTCATTACACGTATTGGTCGTATGTAGCAGCGGAATTGGTACAAGCCGTATTCTCTCCAATCGTTTGAAACAGCATTTTTCAGAAATCACACAAACGACTGAAGTATCAGTGAGCAGCTTGAAGTCCATTGATTTTTCAAAGTATGATGGCATGATTTCTACTGTCGCGGTTGATACTAAATACCCGCATATTACAGTGAATCCATTATTACCAGAACAAGATGCAGAAAATGTTAAGTACTTCTTAAAATTACAACAATCTATTGTTCAAGGGCAACGTGATAGCCAAAGTAAAGCAGAACCACTATCACATAAAGATTATGACCGTACAGTTACTTTTATAGAAGAAAGCTTATCAGTAATTCAAAATATGATCGTCGAAAAGAAAAAAGTAACTCAGCTCAATCGCTACTTAGCTCAAACATTATCTAAACATCATATTATTGAAAATACGCATAGTTTTATTGAAAAACTCAATAATAGAATGGAACTTCAAGGCTTTGCGTTATCAGGATATCCTGTGGCTATCCCTCACCTATCAGATGATGTTATTAAAAAGCCACAGCTCATCATAACTGAATTAGCCCAACCTTTAACGCTTAGAACAATAGAGCATGAAGAACAAGAAGTAACTTGGCTTGTATGTATGTTCATACCGAAGAATTCAGAACAAGGTCAACTTATGAGTGAAGTATCATCTTTAATTACAGAGCATTTGGATGATATTGATCAGTTGTTAAATGATAGAGTGCTAATAGAAAATACACTCAAATCATTTTTCTTAAATAAATTAAAACAAAAACTAACGAAAACGGAGTGA
- a CDS encoding PTS sugar transporter subunit IIA, translating to MTNLFKPENIFMNLSVNSQDEAIEKVGQALVEDGAVTEKYTSAMKEREQIVTTYMGNFLAIPHGTDDAKTEVLKSGLVLLHIPDGVDWDGNEAKVVVGIAGKDGEHLDILSQIAIVFSEEENVERVINAQSKDEIIAIFEEVEL from the coding sequence ATGACAAACTTATTCAAACCAGAAAACATTTTTATGAACTTATCAGTAAATTCACAAGACGAAGCAATCGAAAAAGTAGGACAAGCATTAGTTGAAGACGGTGCAGTAACTGAAAAATATACTAGTGCAATGAAAGAACGTGAACAAATCGTCACTACTTATATGGGGAACTTCTTAGCAATTCCTCACGGTACTGATGATGCGAAAACAGAAGTTTTAAAATCAGGTCTTGTATTACTTCATATTCCAGATGGCGTTGATTGGGATGGCAACGAAGCAAAAGTTGTTGTAGGTATTGCTGGTAAAGACGGTGAGCATTTAGATATCCTTTCACAAATTGCAATCGTATTTAGTGAAGAAGAAAATGTTGAGCGTGTTATCAATGCTCAATCTAAAGATGAAATTATCGCGATCTTTGAGGAGGTTGAACTTTAA
- a CDS encoding mannitol-1-phosphate 5-dehydrogenase has protein sequence MKAIHFGAGNIGRGFIGKVLNDNGYEVTFVDVNENVINQINEEQAYQVVIANAENTKEPVSGVKGINSITETDKLKKAILEADVITTAVGVNILPIIAKSFAQFLKERQPGKALNIVACENAIMATDQLKKAILDITGPLSDDISFPNSAVDRIVPQGQKEGSLDVLVEPFFEWVVEASKWQGTQLEDVHYVDDLTPYIERKLLTVNTGHAYLAYYGQYKGYNTILEAIQDKEINDGLHEVLQETSEYLVSNFDEFTKADQSYYVEKIIGRFNNPYLSDDVTRVGRGVLRKIGPNDRIVKPLVALSKTNKKHSELVKAVCYLLEYQDANDKETIEKNDYIKSNSVAEFLNKYAELESDIIEEVIIQYTSILK, from the coding sequence ATGAAAGCCATTCACTTTGGAGCTGGAAATATCGGACGCGGATTTATAGGAAAAGTGTTAAATGACAATGGCTATGAAGTAACTTTCGTAGACGTTAATGAAAATGTTATTAACCAAATTAACGAAGAACAAGCTTATCAAGTTGTCATCGCTAACGCAGAAAATACGAAAGAACCTGTATCAGGCGTTAAAGGAATCAATAGTATTACTGAAACAGATAAATTAAAAAAAGCAATTTTAGAAGCGGATGTTATTACAACTGCAGTTGGTGTTAATATCTTACCTATCATCGCTAAATCATTTGCACAATTTTTAAAAGAGCGCCAACCTGGTAAAGCCTTAAATATTGTTGCTTGTGAAAATGCCATCATGGCAACAGATCAACTTAAAAAAGCAATTTTAGATATTACTGGACCTTTATCTGATGATATTAGTTTCCCTAACTCAGCAGTAGACCGTATTGTGCCACAAGGTCAAAAAGAAGGATCATTAGATGTATTAGTCGAACCTTTCTTTGAATGGGTTGTTGAGGCTTCTAAATGGCAAGGTACACAATTAGAAGATGTTCATTATGTGGATGATTTAACACCATATATTGAAAGAAAATTATTAACTGTAAATACAGGTCACGCTTACTTAGCATATTATGGTCAATATAAAGGTTACAACACAATCCTTGAAGCGATTCAAGATAAAGAAATAAATGATGGCTTACACGAAGTCTTACAAGAAACAAGCGAATATCTTGTTTCAAACTTTGATGAATTTACAAAAGCCGACCAATCTTATTATGTTGAAAAAATAATTGGCCGTTTCAATAACCCATATTTATCTGATGATGTAACAAGAGTTGGACGCGGTGTACTGCGTAAAATTGGACCAAACGATCGCATCGTTAAACCTCTCGTCGCTTTATCAAAAACAAATAAAAAGCATTCAGAACTCGTTAAAGCAGTATGTTATCTATTAGAGTATCAAGATGCAAATGACAAAGAAACTATAGAAAAGAACGATTATATCAAATCAAATAGTGTTGCTGAATTTTTAAACAAATATGCAGAATTAGAATCAGATATTATCGAAGAAGTTATTATTCAATACACTTCAATTCTAAAATAA
- the sarA gene encoding global transcriptional regulator SarA: MAISKIENCSDLLSLVTYVDKLKSIIKKDFSLSFEEFAVLTYINETDEEEYHLKKIINKLNYKQPQIVKAVKNLSQQDYFTKRRNEYDERTVLILVNKKQRKSISEVLEKIDKEIAKTDIND, from the coding sequence ATGGCAATTTCTAAAATAGAAAATTGTTCGGACTTATTATCGCTTGTTACTTACGTAGATAAATTAAAATCTATTATTAAAAAGGATTTTTCACTTAGCTTTGAAGAATTCGCTGTATTAACTTATATTAATGAAACTGATGAAGAAGAATATCATTTAAAAAAAATCATTAATAAATTGAACTACAAACAACCACAAATTGTGAAAGCCGTTAAAAACTTATCACAACAAGATTACTTTACTAAAAGAAGAAATGAATATGATGAACGTACTGTTTTAATTTTAGTTAATAAAAAACAACGCAAATCAATCTCAGAAGTTCTTGAAAAAATTGATAAAGAAATCGCAAAGACTGACATTAACGACTAA
- a CDS encoding alpha/beta fold hydrolase, whose protein sequence is MGELITRDGTHIVYEKHGKGKPLIMLHALSMNLAAFNSTVQLLKDQYTIYTMDSRGHGKSEKPQSISIQNHINDIVDLMESEEIDSAYILGHDMGGIIAQEFTNQHPKKVDKLVVVSSISNQGKQPLIKLIAKHRDKVAGFSKEEAMLILFNEIFHDVKSTFKWYQEVKKYYRMSAEEDAISVRSINGINVKVDNIKVPTLIIRGKYDPFDIDNDAEAIKNAQTEIFEHSGHAPFIEESEKFKEVVSTFLNQKVRDKLAI, encoded by the coding sequence ATGGGAGAATTAATAACAAGGGACGGGACTCATATTGTATATGAGAAACACGGTAAAGGTAAGCCACTAATTATGTTACATGCGTTGAGCATGAATTTAGCTGCATTTAATTCAACAGTACAACTTCTGAAAGATCAATATACGATTTATACAATGGATTCTAGGGGACATGGTAAATCTGAAAAACCACAATCAATATCTATACAAAATCATATTAATGACATTGTAGATTTAATGGAATCTGAAGAAATAGATTCAGCTTATATATTAGGTCATGATATGGGCGGTATCATCGCACAAGAATTCACAAATCAACATCCGAAAAAAGTTGATAAGTTAGTCGTAGTATCTTCGATATCTAATCAAGGAAAACAACCGCTTATTAAACTAATTGCTAAACATAGAGATAAAGTTGCAGGATTTAGTAAAGAAGAAGCGATGTTAATTTTATTTAATGAAATATTTCATGATGTTAAATCAACATTTAAATGGTATCAAGAAGTGAAAAAATATTATCGAATGTCAGCCGAAGAAGATGCAATATCAGTGAGATCGATTAACGGGATAAATGTGAAAGTAGATAACATCAAAGTACCTACACTCATAATAAGAGGGAAATATGATCCTTTCGATATAGATAATGATGCTGAAGCTATTAAAAATGCTCAAACAGAAATATTCGAACACTCAGGTCACGCACCCTTTATTGAAGAAAGTGAAAAATTTAAAGAAGTCGTTTCAACTTTTTTGAATCAAAAAGTAAGAGATAAGCTGGCCATATAA
- a CDS encoding SA0570 family protein, with protein sequence MKKCLLTIVMTLMVLPFSPFAEANAATNNQLDINEDNVQTYKDGTVAIEDIKIGDKISKIKSKYPNVMFSYSDDSNDRENYYEFNTDNGHMIITAKVQGNKETVKRITMVYDDLTNVNLDSLVSLLGDNTTKRVQNNKYTGGYAYVNNEQAHFQLSKATPNSKQFKVYRIDLGKY encoded by the coding sequence ATGAAAAAATGTCTCTTAACGATAGTGATGACACTTATGGTTTTACCATTTTCACCGTTTGCTGAGGCAAATGCTGCAACTAATAATCAATTAGATATTAACGAGGATAATGTACAAACTTACAAAGACGGTACAGTAGCAATCGAAGATATTAAAATTGGTGACAAGATTTCTAAAATTAAATCTAAATATCCTAACGTAATGTTTTCGTACTCTGATGATAGTAATGATAGAGAGAATTATTACGAATTTAATACTGATAATGGACATATGATTATTACAGCAAAAGTCCAAGGCAATAAAGAAACTGTGAAAAGAATTACAATGGTTTACGATGATTTAACAAATGTGAATTTGGATTCACTTGTTTCGTTACTAGGTGATAATACGACTAAACGTGTACAAAATAATAAATACACTGGTGGTTATGCTTACGTGAACAACGAACAAGCGCACTTCCAACTTTCTAAAGCAACACCAAACAGTAAACAGTTTAAAGTATATCGTATTGATTTAGGTAAATACTAA
- a CDS encoding alpha/beta fold hydrolase, translating to MMNLFLTKENVAIHYKTRGNGYPVILLHGVFQDMDVFTPLIKTLRKQYQVISIDLRGHGLSDTPHDSRVDDYISDIQQLLSALFINSAYVIGLELGATIATGLTYKNPDLINGMVLINPTDDHTTFPDNRIYDRHADEIRTMSDHEKEKYLLKFRYKNIKQAKKFVKTHIPTNDLQTMEEEITVKRSFKDFDIISLLPDIKTRTLIISGLHDGKILYSEGERMSQLLPNADFKLFEQSGELPFVEEKEKFLKVLTEFLD from the coding sequence ATGATGAATTTATTTTTAACTAAAGAAAATGTTGCGATTCATTATAAAACTAGAGGTAATGGGTATCCTGTCATTTTATTACATGGCGTTTTTCAAGATATGGATGTTTTTACGCCTTTAATTAAAACATTAAGAAAGCAATATCAAGTTATTTCCATTGATTTAAGAGGCCACGGTTTAAGTGACACACCTCATGATAGTCGCGTAGATGATTATATTTCAGATATACAACAATTGCTTAGTGCTTTATTTATTAACTCAGCTTATGTTATTGGTTTAGAACTTGGCGCAACAATTGCAACAGGCTTAACGTATAAAAACCCAGATCTGATAAATGGTATGGTTTTGATAAATCCAACTGACGATCATACGACATTCCCAGATAATCGTATTTATGATCGTCATGCAGATGAAATCAGAACAATGTCTGATCACGAAAAAGAAAAATATTTATTAAAATTTAGATATAAAAATATTAAACAGGCTAAAAAGTTTGTTAAAACGCATATTCCAACGAATGATTTACAAACGATGGAAGAGGAAATCACGGTTAAGCGCTCATTTAAAGATTTTGATATTATTTCATTATTACCAGATATTAAAACGCGTACACTTATCATTTCTGGGTTACATGATGGAAAGATATTATATAGTGAGGGCGAGCGAATGAGTCAATTGCTACCTAACGCTGATTTTAAACTGTTTGAACAATCTGGAGAATTGCCTTTCGTTGAGGAAAAAGAAAAATTTCTAAAAGTGCTCACTGAATTTTTAGATTAA
- a CDS encoding HAD family hydrolase: MCSCDIQAIIFDLEDTLVDREKSRIKFLEEQFERFHELMVTVQRRDFEKVYLTLNPYGLEDIEWVYRELVKKLNIERISWKTFYNDYKMHHYRYHFPFYDTLFALEKLRNMGYKLGVIANGKSEEITHVMNAIGIYPYIHYVSISDEVGVKKPDPMIFEDIMKHLGVSAENVMYVGDCPLNDIAAAHAMGMKTVWMANAVIGTPEENELNYTIESLSDLIGVCNKIERGEA, from the coding sequence ATGTGTTCGTGTGATATTCAAGCGATTATTTTTGATTTAGAAGATACGCTTGTAGATCGTGAGAAATCACGAATAAAATTTTTGGAAGAACAATTTGAACGATTTCATGAATTGATGGTTACAGTCCAAAGACGTGATTTTGAAAAGGTATACTTAACATTGAATCCCTATGGTTTAGAAGATATTGAATGGGTATACCGAGAATTAGTGAAAAAATTAAACATAGAAAGAATTTCATGGAAAACTTTTTATAATGATTATAAAATGCATCATTATAGATATCATTTTCCATTTTATGATACGTTGTTTGCACTAGAAAAACTGCGAAATATGGGTTATAAGTTAGGCGTTATCGCTAACGGTAAAAGTGAAGAGATTACACATGTTATGAATGCGATTGGCATTTATCCATATATCCATTATGTTTCAATTTCTGATGAAGTAGGTGTTAAAAAGCCAGACCCTATGATATTCGAAGATATTATGAAACATCTAGGTGTTTCAGCTGAAAATGTGATGTATGTTGGAGATTGCCCTTTAAATGACATCGCGGCTGCGCATGCTATGGGTATGAAGACTGTATGGATGGCTAATGCTGTTATCGGGACACCAGAGGAAAATGAATTGAATTATACGATTGAAAGTTTAAGTGATTTAATAGGCGTTTGTAATAAAATAGAAAGAGGTGAAGCATGA
- a CDS encoding FecCD family ABC transporter permease — protein MTKSAKIYGLIALWFLILLFAITISLFVGSTGVTWKIDNQLDWTIFYKLRIPRTLLALIAGMGLVISGQIYQTILNNPLADSFTLGLASGATFGSALAVFIGVSVWFVPLFSIFFSLLTLIVIVFITETMVKTFHVATMILSGIFIGAFFNSALYILLLLKPDKVNSMVSYMFGSVSSAEKLTVEITGGVTLICILILFGMSHFIKMIQLGDDKAITLGVNVRLISWCCLLIAAIMTAVIISFTGIIGFIGMIVPQVVRRVYKVPISIQMILNLLIGGSLLLIADTVGRVILSPIQIPVGIVLSIIAIPIMMYLMITEQRKKENH, from the coding sequence ATGACTAAAAGCGCTAAAATCTATGGACTGATCGCATTATGGTTTCTCATTCTATTGTTTGCTATTACGATTTCTTTGTTTGTAGGGTCAACAGGTGTCACTTGGAAAATTGATAATCAACTTGATTGGACGATATTTTATAAGTTAAGAATTCCTAGAACTTTATTAGCATTAATTGCAGGTATGGGACTTGTAATAAGTGGACAAATTTATCAAACGATTTTAAATAATCCTTTGGCAGATAGTTTCACATTAGGTTTAGCAAGTGGTGCAACATTTGGAAGTGCGTTAGCAGTATTTATAGGTGTGTCTGTATGGTTTGTACCATTATTTTCGATTTTCTTTAGTTTATTAACACTTATTGTAATTGTATTCATTACAGAAACGATGGTTAAGACGTTTCATGTCGCAACGATGATATTATCAGGTATATTTATAGGCGCTTTTTTCAATTCTGCGCTTTATATCCTCTTATTATTAAAACCGGATAAAGTGAACAGCATGGTTTCTTATATGTTTGGTAGTGTTTCTTCAGCTGAAAAATTAACTGTGGAAATAACAGGAGGCGTTACACTTATTTGTATCCTCATTTTATTTGGAATGAGTCACTTCATTAAAATGATTCAATTAGGAGACGATAAGGCTATTACGCTTGGTGTGAATGTGAGGCTCATTTCATGGTGTTGTTTATTAATCGCAGCAATCATGACAGCGGTCATTATTAGCTTTACAGGTATTATAGGGTTCATTGGCATGATTGTCCCTCAAGTGGTTCGTAGAGTCTATAAAGTGCCTATTAGTATTCAGATGATATTAAATTTACTAATAGGTGGGTCTTTATTACTCATTGCTGATACAGTTGGCAGAGTCATACTCAGTCCAATACAAATACCTGTTGGAATTGTCTTATCAATTATTGCGATACCGATCATGATGTATTTAATGATCACAGAACAACGAAAAAAAGAAAATCATTAA